A stretch of Paracoccus sp. N5 DNA encodes these proteins:
- a CDS encoding TerB family tellurite resistance protein — MFRNLLSRLFTDDLDGSRLNGHDAEVAVAALLVRLARADDRYGAAEQQRIDQILARRHGLSAAQAVERRAAAEMIEAEAPDTVRFTRTIKDRIDLDDRHAIIGAMWEVAYADGRRSPDEESLVRLVAGLLGINDRDSAMARQAALEALGLGAADGAEDGSGLAES, encoded by the coding sequence ATGTTTCGCAATCTTCTCAGCAGACTTTTCACCGATGACCTCGATGGCAGCCGCCTGAACGGCCATGACGCCGAGGTGGCGGTCGCGGCGCTTCTGGTCCGGCTCGCCCGCGCCGACGACCGCTATGGCGCGGCCGAACAGCAGCGCATCGACCAGATCCTGGCCCGCCGCCACGGCCTGTCGGCCGCCCAAGCCGTCGAACGCCGCGCCGCCGCCGAGATGATCGAGGCCGAGGCCCCGGACACCGTGCGCTTCACTCGCACGATCAAGGACCGCATCGACCTCGACGACCGCCATGCCATCATCGGCGCCATGTGGGAGGTGGCCTATGCCGACGGCCGGCGCAGCCCGGACGAGGAATCGCTGGTGCGGCTGGTCGCGGGCCTTCTGGGCATCAACGACCGCGATTCGGCCATGGCGCGCCAGGCGGCGCTGGAGGCGCTTGGCCTTGGCGCCGCGGATGGCGCGGAGGACGGCTCCGGCCTCGCGGAATCCTGA
- a CDS encoding amino acid ABC transporter ATP-binding protein codes for MSDAEQTRPAPAETARGPVIEIRGLHKAYGQLEVLRGVSLTAPRGHVISLIGSSGSGKSTLLRCCNLLEDSQQGDILFEGEPVKWRGTGMGRVPADRAQVTRLRTNLSMVFQQFNLWSHLTILQNVMEAPVQVLRRNPAEVEARARALLAKVGIGDKADAWPAQLSGGQQQRAAIARALCMEPKALLLDEPTSALDPELQQEVVKVIKDLAAEHRTMLLVTHDMRLAADVSDHVVFLHQGRIEEEGAPAQLFGAPRSDRLRQFLSATMAE; via the coding sequence ATGAGCGACGCAGAACAGACCCGTCCGGCCCCGGCCGAAACCGCCCGCGGTCCCGTGATCGAGATCCGCGGGCTGCACAAGGCCTATGGCCAGCTCGAGGTGCTCAGGGGCGTCAGCCTGACCGCGCCGCGCGGCCATGTCATCAGCCTGATCGGCTCGTCGGGCTCGGGCAAATCCACGCTCTTGCGCTGCTGCAACCTGCTCGAGGACAGCCAGCAGGGCGACATCCTGTTCGAGGGCGAGCCGGTGAAATGGCGCGGCACCGGCATGGGCCGCGTGCCGGCCGACCGCGCCCAGGTCACGCGGCTGCGCACCAACCTGTCGATGGTGTTCCAGCAGTTCAACCTGTGGTCGCACCTGACCATCCTGCAAAACGTCATGGAGGCGCCGGTCCAGGTGCTGCGCCGCAACCCGGCCGAGGTCGAGGCCCGCGCCCGCGCCCTGCTCGCCAAGGTCGGCATCGGCGACAAGGCCGATGCCTGGCCGGCGCAGCTGTCGGGCGGCCAGCAGCAGCGCGCCGCCATCGCCCGCGCGCTTTGCATGGAGCCCAAGGCCCTGCTTCTGGACGAGCCGACCAGCGCGCTCGACCCCGAACTGCAGCAAGAGGTCGTCAAGGTCATCAAGGATCTCGCCGCCGAACATCGCACCATGCTGCTCGTCACCCATGACATGCGGCTGGCCGCCGATGTCAGCGATCACGTGGTTTTCCTCCATCAAGGCCGGATCGAGGAAGAGGGCGCGCCCGCGCAGCTGTTCGGCGCCCCGCGCTCGGACCGGCTGCGGCAGTTCCTCAGCGCCACCATGGCCGAATAA
- the ppk2 gene encoding polyphosphate kinase 2, whose amino-acid sequence MQDDSPKDWLEAELQDTLDEDYEIELEDAVLSQEIARIYRETHPEQMPRADYFRELLRLQSELIRLQDWVAYHKEKVVVLFEGRDSAGKGGAIKRITQRLNPRVARVVALPAPSDREKTQWYFQRYVPHLPAGGEIVLFDRSWYNRAGVERVMGFATEDQVEQFFNDVPEFERMLVRSGIRLVKYWFSITDEEQQMRFLMRIHDPLKQWKLSPMDLQSRVRWEDYTKAKEDMLERTNIPEAPWYIVPGNDKKRARLNCMAHLLSQIPYGDVPHEEVHLPDRVFNPDYERDVLPHELYVPQRY is encoded by the coding sequence ATGCAGGACGATTCCCCCAAGGACTGGCTCGAGGCCGAGCTTCAGGACACGCTCGACGAGGATTACGAGATCGAGCTGGAAGACGCGGTCCTGTCGCAGGAAATCGCCCGCATCTACCGCGAGACGCATCCCGAGCAGATGCCGCGCGCCGACTACTTCCGCGAGCTCCTGCGGCTGCAATCGGAGCTGATCCGGCTGCAGGACTGGGTCGCCTATCACAAGGAGAAGGTCGTGGTCCTGTTCGAGGGCCGCGACAGCGCCGGCAAGGGCGGCGCGATCAAGCGCATCACCCAGCGGCTGAACCCGCGCGTGGCCCGGGTCGTGGCGCTGCCCGCGCCCTCGGACCGCGAAAAGACGCAATGGTATTTCCAGCGCTACGTGCCGCACCTGCCGGCCGGGGGCGAGATCGTGCTCTTCGACCGCAGCTGGTACAACCGCGCCGGGGTCGAGCGGGTCATGGGCTTTGCCACCGAGGACCAGGTCGAACAGTTCTTCAACGACGTGCCCGAATTCGAGCGCATGCTGGTGCGCTCGGGCATCCGGCTGGTGAAATACTGGTTCTCGATCACCGACGAGGAACAGCAGATGCGCTTCCTGATGCGCATCCACGACCCGCTGAAACAGTGGAAGCTGTCGCCGATGGACCTGCAATCCCGCGTGCGCTGGGAGGATTACACCAAGGCCAAGGAGGACATGCTGGAGCGCACCAACATCCCCGAGGCGCCTTGGTATATCGTGCCCGGCAACGACAAGAAGCGGGCCCGGCTGAACTGCATGGCGCATCTGCTGAGCCAGATCCCCTATGGCGACGTGCCCCATGAAGAGGTCCACCTGCCGGACCGGGTCTTCAATCCCGATTACGAACGCGATGTTCTGCCGCACGAACTTTACGTGCCGCAGCGGTATTGA
- a CDS encoding SDR family oxidoreductase, which produces MSEHDKIALVTGASRGLGAALAESLAGRGWHVLAVARTTGALEELDDRIRKAGGAATLAPMDVGQPQAMVQLAQAVLGRWGGLDLWAHCAIHAAPLSPAGHIDAKDFQKSVDLNVVATRGLIQLFEPLLRARKGGALFFDDPRAGQKFFGSYGATKAAQIALAKSWQAENESIGPRVAIAEPAPMPTALRARFFPGEDRARLTPCKAEAERILAALL; this is translated from the coding sequence ATGAGCGAGCATGACAAGATCGCGCTGGTCACCGGCGCTTCGCGCGGCCTGGGGGCCGCTTTGGCGGAAAGCCTGGCCGGGCGCGGCTGGCATGTGCTGGCCGTGGCCCGCACCACCGGGGCGCTGGAAGAGCTGGACGACCGCATCCGCAAGGCCGGCGGCGCGGCCACGCTGGCGCCGATGGACGTCGGCCAGCCACAGGCCATGGTGCAGCTGGCCCAGGCCGTGCTGGGCCGCTGGGGCGGCCTGGATCTCTGGGCGCATTGCGCGATCCATGCCGCGCCGCTGTCGCCGGCCGGGCATATCGACGCCAAGGATTTCCAGAAATCGGTCGATCTGAACGTGGTCGCGACGCGCGGGCTGATCCAGCTTTTCGAGCCCCTGCTGCGGGCGCGCAAGGGCGGCGCGCTGTTCTTCGACGATCCGCGGGCCGGGCAGAAATTCTTCGGCAGCTACGGCGCCACCAAGGCGGCGCAGATCGCCCTGGCGAAAAGCTGGCAGGCCGAGAACGAGAGCATCGGTCCCCGCGTCGCCATCGCCGAACCCGCGCCGATGCCCACCGCGCTGCGCGCCCGCTTCTTTCCCGGCGAGGATCGTGCCCGGCTGACCCCGTGCAAGGCCGAGGCCGAGCGGATCCTGGCCGCGCTGCTCTAG
- a CDS encoding transporter substrate-binding domain-containing protein, with the protein MKKIMLAAAALALTAGMGMAQNVRIGTEGAYPPYNFVNDKGELDGFEIELGNELCKRAALQCTFVKNDWDSIIPNLVSSNYDAIMAGMNISDERKKAIQFSEAYTPPPLSAYAALTPEADIKGVVAAQTNTIQAGYIAESGATLVEFPTGEETIAAVRNGEAEAVFADRDFLAASVNESNGELVWIEGQDKVVVGEGIAIGLRKSDTELKGKFDKAIESMKADGSLNAMIRKWYGDEALIF; encoded by the coding sequence ATGAAAAAGATCATGCTTGCAGCCGCCGCATTGGCCCTGACGGCGGGCATGGGCATGGCCCAGAACGTGCGCATCGGCACCGAGGGCGCCTATCCTCCCTACAACTTCGTCAACGACAAGGGCGAGCTCGACGGGTTCGAGATCGAGCTCGGCAATGAGCTGTGCAAGCGCGCCGCGCTGCAATGCACCTTCGTCAAGAACGACTGGGATTCGATCATCCCGAACCTGGTCAGCTCGAACTACGACGCGATCATGGCCGGCATGAACATCTCGGACGAACGCAAGAAGGCGATCCAGTTCAGCGAGGCATACACCCCGCCGCCGCTGTCGGCCTATGCCGCCCTGACCCCGGAGGCCGACATCAAGGGCGTGGTCGCCGCCCAGACCAACACCATCCAGGCCGGCTATATCGCCGAAAGCGGCGCCACCCTGGTCGAATTCCCGACGGGCGAGGAAACCATCGCCGCCGTCCGCAACGGCGAGGCCGAGGCGGTCTTTGCCGACCGCGATTTCCTGGCAGCCTCGGTCAACGAATCGAATGGCGAGCTGGTCTGGATCGAAGGTCAGGACAAGGTGGTCGTCGGCGAGGGCATCGCCATCGGCCTGCGCAAGTCGGATACCGAGCTGAAGGGCAAGTTCGACAAGGCCATCGAATCGATGAAGGCCGACGGCAGCCTGAACGCCATGATCAGGAAATGGTATGGCGACGAGGCGCTGATCTTCTGA
- a CDS encoding DMT family transporter → MTLASALLVVLASFIHASWNLLAKRAAPAGPAFILAYSIISCITYAPWVVWLLAQGGMGWGRIELGFVLLSGLIHLGYSLCLQHGYRVADLSVVYPVARGTGPMLSSIGAFLILGETPTGMGLLGLALVVAGILLIATQGKLAAFTRPGGQAGVRWGVTTGGLIASYTVVDAYAVKALGIAPVVLDWFTNLLRIFLLLPLVLADRRRAVAAMRGHWRTAIGVGVLQPLSYILVLAALTGGAPLSLVAPMREMSMMVGALMGMLILREAVGPWRLAGCGVLVAGVILLSSS, encoded by the coding sequence ATGACGCTTGCCTCGGCTCTGCTCGTCGTTCTCGCATCCTTCATCCACGCCAGCTGGAACCTGCTGGCCAAGCGCGCCGCCCCGGCCGGGCCGGCCTTCATCCTGGCCTACAGCATCATCTCCTGCATCACCTATGCGCCCTGGGTGGTCTGGCTGCTGGCGCAGGGCGGCATGGGCTGGGGCCGGATCGAGCTGGGCTTCGTCCTGCTCAGCGGGCTGATCCACCTGGGCTACAGCCTGTGCCTGCAACACGGCTATCGGGTGGCCGACCTGTCGGTGGTCTATCCGGTGGCGCGGGGAACCGGGCCGATGCTGTCCTCGATCGGGGCCTTCCTGATCCTGGGCGAGACGCCGACCGGCATGGGCCTGCTTGGCCTGGCGCTGGTCGTCGCCGGCATCCTGCTGATCGCGACCCAGGGCAAGCTGGCTGCCTTCACCCGGCCCGGGGGCCAGGCCGGCGTCCGCTGGGGCGTGACGACCGGCGGGCTGATCGCCAGCTACACCGTGGTCGATGCCTATGCGGTCAAGGCGCTTGGCATCGCGCCGGTGGTGCTGGACTGGTTCACCAACCTGCTGCGCATCTTCCTGCTGCTGCCGCTGGTCCTTGCCGACCGCCGCCGCGCCGTCGCGGCGATGCGGGGCCATTGGCGCACCGCGATCGGCGTGGGCGTGCTGCAACCGCTGTCCTACATCCTCGTGCTGGCGGCCCTGACGGGCGGCGCACCGCTGAGCCTGGTGGCTCCGATGCGCGAAATGTCCATGATGGTGGGCGCGCTGATGGGAATGCTGATCCTGCGCGAGGCGGTGGGCCCGTGGCGTCTGGCCGGTTGCGGGGTGCTGGTCGCGGGGGTGATCCTGCTGTCGTCGTCCTGA
- the secG gene encoding preprotein translocase subunit SecG, with product MKGPVVENIILTVHLILAVLLIGVVLLQRSEGGGLGMGGGGGGVMTGRQAANALSRATWIFAIGFLITSMTLTIIAARNASSGSIVDQLDLGGASQEQPATNIPGIGDYAPPPGAGQPVVPGSGQPVTPPAPATQAPATEVPAAPADTPAAPAPAESGSAPATQPAAETPAEPAGPTAPAPGQN from the coding sequence ATGAAAGGCCCCGTGGTGGAAAACATCATCCTGACCGTGCATCTGATCCTTGCCGTGCTGCTGATCGGCGTGGTGCTTTTGCAGCGGTCCGAGGGCGGCGGCCTTGGCATGGGCGGCGGCGGAGGCGGGGTCATGACCGGCCGGCAGGCAGCGAACGCGCTGTCGCGGGCGACCTGGATCTTTGCCATCGGCTTTCTCATCACCTCGATGACGCTGACCATCATCGCGGCGCGCAACGCCTCCAGCGGCTCGATCGTCGACCAGCTGGACCTGGGCGGCGCGAGCCAGGAACAGCCCGCGACCAATATCCCCGGCATCGGCGACTATGCGCCGCCGCCCGGCGCCGGCCAGCCCGTGGTGCCCGGCTCGGGCCAGCCGGTGACGCCGCCCGCGCCCGCGACGCAGGCCCCGGCGACGGAAGTGCCGGCAGCCCCGGCCGACACCCCGGCCGCGCCGGCCCCGGCCGAAAGCGGCAGCGCGCCCGCGACCCAGCCGGCGGCCGAGACCCCGGCCGAGCCGGCCGGCCCGACGGCACCGGCCCCGGGCCAGAACTGA
- a CDS encoding cobyric acid synthase, whose translation MGALMIQGTGSNVGKSLLVAGLCRAARRRGISVAPFKPQNMSNNAAVTADGGEIGRAQALQARAAGLEPSVHMNPVLLKPETDRAAQVVVQGRAVARAAAADYGALKAQLMGAVLDSYGRLRASHDLVLVEGAGSPAEVNLRARDIANMGFARAAGVPVVLAGDIDRGGVIAQIVGTQAVIDAQDAAMIRGFIINRFRGDPALFDAGRAFIAQRTGWPDLGLVPWFADAARLPAEDAVDLRRASGIGGLHVACPMLSRIANFDDLDPLAAEPEVRLTMVAPGRPLPGDANVVILPGSKSTRGDLAFLREQGWDVDLAAHVRRGGHVLGICGGYQMLGQWIHDPEGHDGAPGSTEGLGLLQVETRMAPDKRLTRVEGHALGQPIAGYEIHMGRSAGPDCARPFAHIPQPDGAASPDGRIAGTYLHGLFAEDGFRAAWLGRFGRQSALDYGAGVETVLDRLADHLETHLAIDRLLALAR comes from the coding sequence ATGGGCGCGCTGATGATCCAGGGGACCGGCTCGAACGTCGGCAAGTCGCTTCTGGTGGCGGGGCTGTGCCGGGCGGCGCGGCGGCGCGGCATCAGCGTGGCGCCCTTCAAGCCGCAGAATATGTCGAACAATGCCGCGGTCACGGCGGATGGCGGCGAGATCGGCCGTGCCCAGGCCTTGCAGGCGCGCGCGGCTGGGCTGGAGCCCTCGGTGCACATGAACCCGGTGCTGTTGAAGCCCGAGACCGATCGCGCCGCGCAGGTGGTGGTGCAGGGCCGCGCCGTGGCCCGGGCGGCGGCCGCCGACTATGGCGCGCTGAAGGCGCAGCTGATGGGCGCGGTGCTGGACAGCTATGGTCGGCTGCGGGCCAGCCACGACCTGGTGCTGGTCGAGGGCGCGGGTTCGCCGGCCGAGGTCAACCTGCGCGCCCGCGACATCGCCAACATGGGCTTTGCCCGCGCGGCCGGGGTGCCGGTGGTGCTGGCCGGCGACATCGACCGCGGCGGGGTGATCGCGCAGATCGTCGGCACGCAGGCGGTGATCGACGCACAGGATGCGGCCATGATCCGCGGCTTCATCATCAACCGCTTCCGCGGCGATCCGGCGCTGTTCGACGCCGGCCGCGCCTTCATCGCGCAGCGCACCGGCTGGCCCGACCTGGGGCTGGTGCCCTGGTTCGCCGATGCCGCGCGGCTGCCGGCCGAGGATGCGGTGGACCTGCGACGCGCCTCGGGGATAGGCGGCTTGCATGTCGCCTGTCCGATGCTGTCCCGGATCGCGAATTTCGACGATCTCGACCCGCTCGCGGCCGAGCCCGAGGTGCGCCTGACCATGGTGGCGCCGGGCCGGCCGCTGCCCGGCGATGCCAATGTGGTGATCCTGCCCGGCTCGAAATCGACACGGGGCGACCTGGCCTTTCTGCGCGAACAGGGCTGGGACGTGGACCTAGCGGCGCATGTCCGGCGCGGTGGCCATGTGCTGGGGATCTGCGGCGGCTACCAGATGCTCGGGCAATGGATCCACGACCCCGAGGGTCATGACGGCGCGCCCGGCAGCACCGAGGGGCTGGGGCTCTTGCAGGTCGAGACCCGCATGGCGCCCGACAAGCGCCTGACCCGGGTCGAGGGCCACGCGCTCGGCCAGCCCATCGCGGGATATGAAATCCATATGGGCCGCAGCGCGGGCCCGGACTGCGCCCGGCCCTTCGCGCATATCCCGCAGCCCGACGGCGCCGCCAGCCCGGACGGCCGCATCGCCGGCACCTATCTGCACGGGCTCTTTGCCGAGGACGGCTTCCGCGCCGCCTGGCTCGGCCGTTTCGGCCGGCAATCGGCGCTGGATTACGGCGCGGGCGTCGAGACGGTGCTCGACCGTCTCGCCGACCATCTAGAAACCCATCTTGCCATCGACCGGCTGCTGGCGCTGGCGCGCTAG
- a CDS encoding CTP synthase produces the protein MARYIFITGGVVSSLGKGLASAALGALLQARGYTVRLRKLDPYLNVDPGTMSPFEHGEVFVTDDGAETDLDLGHYERFTGVSARKTDSVSSGRIYSNVLEKERRGAYLGKTIQVIPHVTNEIKDFLAVGEDEVDFMLCEIGGTVGDIEGLPFFEAIRQFAQDRPRGRCIFMHLTLLPYLAASGELKTKPTQHSVKELRSIGLQPDVLVCRSEHPIPEKERAKIALFCNVRPDAVIPAYDLKSIYEAPLAYHRAGLDQAVLDAFQISPAPRPDMSRWEDVMDRLENAEGQVKIAVVGKYTQLEDAYKSIAEALTHGGMANRVRVKADWVDSEKLEGEGAHLLDGYNGIIVPGGFGERGTEGMVAAARYAREKKVPYLGICLGMQMAVIEAARNLADMPDAGSEEFDHEAGETRFTPVVYHLKEWVQGNYTVQRKLTDDKGGTMRLGAYTAVLAPGSRISEVYGGALEIEDRHRHRYEVDAKYRDQLESAGLSFSGMSPDGRLPEVVEYRDHPWFIGVQSHPELKSKPFEPAPLFAGFVRAAMENERLV, from the coding sequence ATGGCGCGCTACATCTTCATCACCGGCGGCGTTGTTTCTTCGCTGGGCAAGGGGCTTGCCTCGGCGGCGCTGGGGGCCTTGCTGCAGGCGCGCGGCTATACCGTCCGGCTGCGCAAGCTGGACCCCTATCTGAACGTCGACCCCGGCACGATGAGCCCCTTCGAACATGGCGAGGTCTTCGTCACCGACGACGGCGCGGAAACCGACCTGGACCTGGGCCATTACGAACGCTTCACCGGCGTCTCGGCCCGCAAGACCGACAGCGTTTCCTCGGGCCGGATCTATTCCAACGTGCTGGAGAAGGAGCGCCGCGGCGCCTATCTGGGCAAGACCATCCAGGTCATCCCGCACGTCACCAACGAGATCAAGGACTTCCTGGCCGTGGGCGAGGACGAGGTCGATTTCATGCTCTGCGAGATCGGCGGCACCGTCGGCGACATCGAGGGCCTGCCCTTCTTCGAGGCGATCCGGCAATTCGCGCAGGACCGCCCGCGCGGGCGCTGCATCTTCATGCACCTGACCTTGCTGCCTTATCTGGCCGCCTCGGGCGAGCTCAAGACCAAGCCGACGCAGCACTCGGTCAAGGAGCTGCGGTCCATCGGCTTGCAGCCTGACGTTCTGGTCTGCCGCAGCGAGCATCCGATCCCGGAAAAGGAACGTGCCAAGATCGCGCTGTTCTGCAACGTCCGCCCCGATGCGGTGATCCCGGCCTATGACCTGAAGTCGATCTACGAGGCGCCGCTGGCCTATCACCGCGCCGGCCTCGACCAGGCGGTGCTCGACGCCTTCCAGATCAGCCCCGCGCCCCGCCCCGATATGTCGCGCTGGGAGGATGTGATGGACCGGCTGGAGAATGCCGAGGGCCAGGTCAAGATCGCCGTGGTCGGCAAGTATACCCAGCTCGAGGACGCCTATAAGTCCATCGCCGAGGCGCTGACCCATGGCGGCATGGCGAACCGCGTCCGCGTCAAGGCCGACTGGGTGGACAGCGAGAAACTGGAAGGCGAAGGCGCGCATCTGCTGGACGGCTACAACGGCATCATCGTGCCCGGCGGCTTCGGCGAGCGCGGCACCGAGGGCATGGTCGCCGCCGCCCGCTATGCGCGCGAAAAGAAGGTGCCCTATCTGGGCATCTGCCTGGGCATGCAGATGGCGGTGATCGAGGCGGCAAGGAACCTTGCCGACATGCCCGACGCCGGTTCCGAGGAATTCGACCACGAGGCCGGCGAGACCCGCTTTACCCCGGTGGTCTATCACCTCAAGGAATGGGTGCAGGGCAATTACACCGTGCAACGCAAGCTGACGGACGACAAGGGCGGCACCATGCGGCTCGGGGCCTATACCGCCGTGCTGGCGCCGGGGTCGCGCATTTCCGAGGTCTATGGCGGCGCGCTGGAGATCGAGGACCGCCACCGCCACCGCTACGAGGTCGATGCCAAGTATCGCGACCAGCTGGAATCGGCGGGCCTGTCGTTTTCGGGCATGTCGCCGGACGGCCGGCTGCCCGAGGTGGTGGAATACCGCGACCATCCCTGGTTCATCGGCGTGCAATCGCATCCCGAACTGAAGTCCAAGCCCTTCGAGCCGGCGCCGCTGTTCGCGGGCTTCGTCCGCGCCGCGATGGAAAACGAGCGGCTGGTTTAA
- a CDS encoding DUF1330 domain-containing protein has translation MPKAYWIGHVTVDDPLAYEAYRQANAAAFAAHGGRFLVRGGAQDVVEGSLRPRSVVIEFPDLAAARACYDSPEYRAALALRLPCALADLAIVEGWEAA, from the coding sequence ATGCCGAAAGCCTATTGGATCGGTCACGTCACGGTCGACGACCCGCTGGCCTATGAGGCCTATCGCCAGGCCAATGCCGCGGCCTTCGCGGCGCATGGCGGCCGCTTCCTGGTGCGCGGCGGCGCCCAGGACGTGGTCGAGGGCAGCCTGCGCCCGCGCAGCGTGGTGATCGAGTTCCCCGATCTCGCTGCCGCCCGCGCCTGCTATGACAGTCCGGAATACCGCGCCGCCCTGGCTCTGCGCCTGCCCTGCGCCCTGGCGGACCTCGCCATCGTCGAGGGCTGGGAAGCTGCCTGA